A segment of the Chondrinema litorale genome:
TTTAGTATTGCGAAAATTTCTGATCAACACACTATAACCATGTGAAATTTCAGTTCCGTCATTCAATTTTCCAGGTGTAAAAATTCTGTCGAACACAGTATTTAAAGTATCAGGATGATGATCTATAAACTTCATCCATTTGATCAGATCATTAGCGGTGGAATATAGCGAGCTTGGTCCTGGAACTGCATAATTGTTGGGAGAAACCTGAAATTCCATGCCAGAAGAATTGTCATAATAGCTATTTGCTCGGTTGGGAATAATTACCGAATAGTTATCAACGAACTGTGTATTTTCCATTTCTAGTGGCTCAAAAATATTTTTAGTCGTCCACTCTCGAAAAGATACACCAGTTACCTTCTGAACCAATTCTGCCAAAATAAGGTAACCAGTATTCGAATATTTATATTGAGAACCAGGTCTAAAGTCAAGTTCTTTCTGTGTATAAACTAGGTTTAAAACCTGATTAAATGTAATTCTATCATCAAATGACCAACCAGCAATGGGCAACAATGTTATAAAGTTTTTTAACCCACTGGTATGATGGAGTAAATGATTTATGGTAATTGTATCGCTATAATCTGGAAGTTCAGGTATATATTTTCTAATATCATCTTCTGGTTTAATGTCTCCCTTTTCTATGAGTAGGGAAACAGCAAAAGCTGTAAACCACTTCGAAACAGAAGCTAAATCGAAAGCAGTAATTGGAGTAATTGGAACTTTGTGTTCTAGATTAGCTAAACCATATGCTTTATTGATAATTACTTCTCCATCTTTTACAGCAAAAACAGCTGTACCTGGTGCATCATAGTTAAAATTATTAAGTAATGAGTCAGTCTTTTTTAAGATAGCTTCAGGTGTCTGTTGAGCAAAAGAATGTGTACAGATATACAAGTGTAATACACTGAATAATAATAGACTGAGCTTAGATTTTAATAACCTCATATTCTCTAAATAAAAAATGAAATATTAAAAGTAAGTTACAACTAATTTATTAGTTTAAAAACTATTTATTTAGTTTTAGTATAAGGCTTGACCTCCTTTTAGATAATTCTGCACAAAAGAATTTAATATATGTGTCACAATCATCTAATTCAAATGAAAATATAAATAACAAGTATCTTTTAAAAGTACTTTAGGAGAGTCTCAAATAAAACTATGCAATATTCGACAATGGAAAATTGATGTCAGACTTAAAACTGCTCAAAAAAATTGAAAGCTTTAAATGTGAATTGTATTTATTGATACTTACATTTTATCTACAAAATTGAATAGCTATGTTTGCTACATCGTTTGGAGAAATTGTTTTTATGTCTTTTTGTTCTTCATGAGGTAAAATACTGATTGCATTTGGTCTAGAAAAAAACCATTCTTTCATTCTTACAAATGGGGACTCATCCTCTTTCCAACCCCATAATCCAATATAGTTTACCTCACACATTTGTGCTAAGTGACCAGGACCACAATCATTACTTATAGTTACTCTTGCATTTGAAACAATTTTTACAATTTCATAAATATTTGCATTTATATAAGTACTTGCATTTTTCCCTAACATTTTATCAATGATTCTAACATAACCACTCTCTTTTCTACCTAAAAGAAATACATAATGTAATGATGGAGAATATTGTGATATTAATTGACACATTCTACAAAAATTTTCAATCCCCCATCTCTTGTGTTCTCCTTCTCCTCCAACTGGTATCAAACATATGAATGATTTTTTATGTGGTAAAGAAGTGTTTCCTTCAAACTTTCTAATTGCATCAAAATTAAATTTTATCGGAATTTTTAATGGTCGTAGTAGATTGAGATATCTAAACGCAATATAACCATGTGATTTAGTTACTAAAAAAGTATAAAAGTACTTAAATAAAGATTTAGTCTCATAACCTATCTTTACCGAACTATTACTACATAATGTAATAAGATGAGCAAATTCTGATGCAGGACGCATATTTATTAATATATCTGGTTTCCATTTCCTAATCTCGATTAATCCTTGAATTTTTTTATTTTTTACTAAATTAACCTTATCTAGAACCTGAATGTCTTCAAAAAACAATGCTTCTTCTACTGGTGACCATGCAAAAATTTCAGCATTAGGATAATTCACTCTTAAATGTTGATACAATGGAATTTGCACAAGCATTACACCAAAAAATGGTTTATTGGGTAGTAAGATAGCTATGCGATTAATTAGGTTCTTTTGCATGCTCAAAAATTAGATTTTAAATACTATAACACTTTGGAAGTACTTCTACTTAGGTTATTCTCTTTCCCAATAAACACTTCTCTAATTCTATAGGTCTTTTTGTCTGAAGACTCGTAATAGGTTCTCATGTTCATCTCCATAATAAAACCGAAGGTAATGAACTGAATACCAGCTAATAACAAGGTAATCCCAAGAATTAGTAATGGCCTTCCCCAAATATCTTGGCCAGCCATCTTGGCTATTAGCAAGTATAAATTGATAATGCTACCTACAGCAAAACTTAGAAATCCAATTGGCCCAAAAAGGTGAATGGGCTTTTGCAGATACTTTTTCATAAACACCATCAGCATCAAATCACTCATCACTTTAAACGTTCTGCCCAATCCATATTTTGAGCTACCATGTACTCTTGGGTGATGCTTTACATTCATTTCTGCAATTCTTGCCCCTTGTAAGTGTGCTAATACTGGAATAAATCGGTGTAACTCTCCATACAAACCAAGATCTTTGGCAATCTCTTTCTTAAAAATCTTTAGCGTACAACCATAATCGTTTATCCTAATGTCGGTGAGTTTTCTAATGAGGCTGTTGGCAATTTTACTTGGAATTTTTCTAAGAAACATGCCATCTTTTCTGTTTAATCTTCTTCCTGCAACCACATCCCATTCTTCTCTTAAAAGCTTTTCGAGCATCAAAGGAATATCGCTTGGGTCGTTTTGCAAATCGCCATCCATGGTCACTATATAGTCTCCGCTGGCGGCTTCAATTCCGGCAGACATCGCTGAAGTTTGACCGTAGTTTTTATAAAAGATTAAGAGTTTTATTCTGCTATTTTCCAAAGATTTAATTCTGGAAACCGTGCTATCTGTTGAGCCATCATCCACCAATATCAATTCATAATCGATACCGTTCATGGCTTTTTGTACATTGTTAACTAAGGGAAAGATATTGTCCTCTTCGTTTAAAAGAGTGACTACAATAGATATTTTCATGATATTATCAGAGTATTGAATTTGTTGAATTGTATTTCTATTATCAGCAAGGTTATTCGCCGATACATACAGTTAAGATGAAGAAAAATGTTCTTTTGAGTATCTCTTTTGGAAAATCTGAATGGCAATTAGTCTTGAAATAATGACAGAAGCACTGCCGACTAAGGCCCCAAATAGTATATCGATATAGAAATGTTGAAGTAAATACATTCTGGAATAAGCTACCAATAAGGCGACAAACAAGAATGCGTAAGTCAACAAACGTTTTTGAAATAATAAAGACAAACAAAATGCAATTACGAAAGCTGTAGTCGTGTGGCCAGAGGGAAAACTTCTCGAAGCATGTACCTGCACGCCATCGACAAAATGTAATAAGGATGTGTTGCTAAAAAAAGCTGTTGGTCTGGGTGCACTTTCAAATAAAACTCTTTTTAAAACTAATACGGCAAGACCATGTATTACTGAGGCCAGAACAACTACTAAAGCACTAAACCGATCTTTTAAAAGTAGAGCAAGAAGCAACAGCAGTAACAAAAAAATACCATTTCCTAAATTGGTAATTTGCTTAAAAAAAACATCCGAGAAATTACTGTGATATTGATTGATAAAAAGTACAATATCACCTTTATCAATAAAAAATAAGCTGAGTAAACCGAAAGCAAATAAAGCAGTATATAACTTCAGTAGATGATTGAAATAGTTTTTATCTAAATGCATTTTGTTGTTATTAAGATCAGATAGTTGACTTTGTAGAGCCTATTTCAATGTTGTTAATTGAGTTAAAATATTATCATGTTCATCCATATTCGCAGAGTTTTTATACATGCGAATATTTAATGCAAGAATAAAATCAGATTTAGAAGAAATTTAGAATTTCCTAATGTGTTGCCATTTTTAAAAAATTTCAATAAAATCTTGACTACTTTTTATTGAAATATGGAAAGGTTTTATATGAAGTCTGAAACTATTTGAGATTAGTTTCAGACTTTTTACATTCTAATTTTTTAGATTATAGGATAGATACAATTATTTTATGAATGAAGCCTTCTTTTATTCCTTTGCTTTCTGAATATGATTAGTTTTAGTTCAGAATTAAAAAGGTAATTTAATCTTCATGATCATCATTTTCACTTTCTTTTTGCTTCGTCAATTTACCTTGCGAATTGATAATAACATCATATTCTTCATCATCTACTTCAATTTCGAATTCATATACTTTTTCTGAGGCAGTTTCGGAAATTTCAGCTTCTTCTATTTTAAAATCTTTGAAATTCTGATTGAGAATTTCATTAATATTTTCAGGTATCTCAGATGTTTTAATGGCATATTCCGTCTCCATCCATTTACCATTCGTACTGAAATTGGACGAGTATTTTTTACCATTTAACTTAAACTCTGCTTCCCATTCATTTTCACCTTCCATCTCCCACTCAACTTTTTTAGCATCAGGAAATTTAGATTTAAATGCTGATAAGACTTTGTCTGGTACTTTTTCTTCCTGCTCCTTTTGGGCATAAGATAGAAAGGAAAACATAATTGAAAACACGGAAATAAACATTAAATTTTTCATTATGAATGATCTAATTATAGGTGAATATTAATAAAAGTTATATTTCTGTTGCTTGTTATCTTTCATGACATGTACTTCATAGAATGTTTCTCCTATGCTAGTAACTCTTTCATAATAAACTTTATCAGATTGGTTTATTAAAGGGTTTATATCAGCCTGTAACCTTTTAGGTATCTCTTCATATTTAATTACTTGCTCCATTTGCAAACCTTTGTTGTATTCAAATTCAAAAGACACTTCTGAAGAATTCCAGACTAGTTGCGTTTCAACACTATTTGAAAATGGTTTAAAATGAATTTGGGGATGATCTTTAGCAATAATTTTATTGGAGGTAGTAGATAACAATATAACTCCAGACAAAACCATTGCTAAATATCCTACCTTTTTAAAAACATTTTCACTTAAAAAGGGCAATATGTATTTCACAGATATGGATGATATAATCGCTCCAGCGGCTACAATTGATCCAATTTGAAAAGCTTGAAAAGTAAATAAGCCCATTGAAAAATAAAGTATTATTTTTATTAAGTGGAGTATAATTTCATTTGCAGCTCTTGTAGCAACAATACCCTCTTTTGATAGACCATATTTTAGATAAAACTTATTGAATAATAATCCTACTGCCCCTGTTACACCAGAAATAAAACCAGCTAAACCACCAATTAATATCAAAATATATTTGGGATGCCTTTTTTCATTTTTATTAATTTCCTGTTTAGGAAGAAAGAGCTGTCTGATATTAATTAATAAAAAAATAGCAATAAAGAATTGTAAATAAATCGGATTGACATATTTGAGCGCCCATACGCCTAACCAAACTGTTGGGATAGCTGCAGGCACAAAATATCCAACTATTTGCCAATGGATATTTTTTCTAAAAACCATCAATCTTGAAATCGAACTTGTAAAAGTACCTATAGTAAGAGCTGCAGGTACTTGTGCACTTGAAAGACTTAATGATAAAATTGGTATTAATATTAAACTTGCGCCACCACCACATAATGCACTTATCCAAAAAGATAATATGGTTCCTATAAGAATGAGAATAATAATCATTATTGTACTTTTTTCTTACAATAATGAAGTTGGAATTAGAAGAAATTTAGAATGTGTTGCCAGCTTCTCTAAGAAAATAAAAAATTAAAAAAAAAATGTTATTTTTAATTAGTCTAAATTAATATAATATCTATGTTCGCGAACTATTTATCGCAAACAAACCAGTTTATAATGAAGACGCTATATTTAATTACTATTTTTTTACTAGTTACTATTACACTTCAAGCACAAAATACAGGGATAATTACTGGAAAAATTACCATGCTGGGTAATCAACCTGTGGCTTCTGCTTCAGTGGCTATTATTGAATTGGGGAAAAGAACCCTTACCGATGAGCAAGGTTATTATACTTTTGATAATATTGTTGATGGTAAATACACTATACATATTCAAGTATTAGGAGCTCCTGTGCAAAACATACCTGTTGTTGTTTCTGCAGGCAAATCAGTAACGATTGATTATGAATTTCCCGAAGA
Coding sequences within it:
- a CDS encoding glycosyltransferase family 9 protein, which codes for MQKNLINRIAILLPNKPFFGVMLVQIPLYQHLRVNYPNAEIFAWSPVEEALFFEDIQVLDKVNLVKNKKIQGLIEIRKWKPDILINMRPASEFAHLITLCSNSSVKIGYETKSLFKYFYTFLVTKSHGYIAFRYLNLLRPLKIPIKFNFDAIRKFEGNTSLPHKKSFICLIPVGGEGEHKRWGIENFCRMCQLISQYSPSLHYVFLLGRKESGYVRIIDKMLGKNASTYINANIYEIVKIVSNARVTISNDCGPGHLAQMCEVNYIGLWGWKEDESPFVRMKEWFFSRPNAISILPHEEQKDIKTISPNDVANIAIQFCR
- a CDS encoding glycosyltransferase family 2 protein; the protein is MKISIVVTLLNEEDNIFPLVNNVQKAMNGIDYELILVDDGSTDSTVSRIKSLENSRIKLLIFYKNYGQTSAMSAGIEAASGDYIVTMDGDLQNDPSDIPLMLEKLLREEWDVVAGRRLNRKDGMFLRKIPSKIANSLIRKLTDIRINDYGCTLKIFKKEIAKDLGLYGELHRFIPVLAHLQGARIAEMNVKHHPRVHGSSKYGLGRTFKVMSDLMLMVFMKKYLQKPIHLFGPIGFLSFAVGSIINLYLLIAKMAGQDIWGRPLLILGITLLLAGIQFITFGFIMEMNMRTYYESSDKKTYRIREVFIGKENNLSRSTSKVL
- a CDS encoding phosphatase PAP2 family protein → MHLDKNYFNHLLKLYTALFAFGLLSLFFIDKGDIVLFINQYHSNFSDVFFKQITNLGNGIFLLLLLLLALLLKDRFSALVVVLASVIHGLAVLVLKRVLFESAPRPTAFFSNTSLLHFVDGVQVHASRSFPSGHTTTAFVIAFCLSLLFQKRLLTYAFLFVALLVAYSRMYLLQHFYIDILFGALVGSASVIISRLIAIQIFQKRYSKEHFSSS
- a CDS encoding sulfite exporter TauE/SafE family protein — its product is MIIILILIGTILSFWISALCGGGASLILIPILSLSLSSAQVPAALTIGTFTSSISRLMVFRKNIHWQIVGYFVPAAIPTVWLGVWALKYVNPIYLQFFIAIFLLINIRQLFLPKQEINKNEKRHPKYILILIGGLAGFISGVTGAVGLLFNKFYLKYGLSKEGIVATRAANEIILHLIKIILYFSMGLFTFQAFQIGSIVAAGAIISSISVKYILPFLSENVFKKVGYLAMVLSGVILLSTTSNKIIAKDHPQIHFKPFSNSVETQLVWNSSEVSFEFEYNKGLQMEQVIKYEEIPKRLQADINPLINQSDKVYYERVTSIGETFYEVHVMKDNKQQKYNFY
- a CDS encoding PepSY-like domain-containing protein translates to MFSFLSYAQKEQEEKVPDKVLSAFKSKFPDAKKVEWEMEGENEWEAEFKLNGKKYSSNFSTNGKWMETEYAIKTSEIPENINEILNQNFKDFKIEEAEISETASEKVYEFEIEVDDEEYDVIINSQGKLTKQKESENDDHED